From the genome of Vicia villosa cultivar HV-30 ecotype Madison, WI linkage group LG2, Vvil1.0, whole genome shotgun sequence, one region includes:
- the LOC131646761 gene encoding glyoxylase I 4-like encodes MIHHQELKMEIEEVCEAQALPLLSLNHVSLMCRSVWESMKFYEDVLGFVPIKRPSSFKFTGAWFYNYGIGIHLIQNPDVDEFDTYVNESRPINPKDNHISFQCTDVDLVKKRLEEKGMRYVTALVEDEGIKVDQVFFHDPDGYMIELCNCENIPIIPISSCSASFKPRNHSFKRSSSKCGFIENVMMENLSLDMMNFAF; translated from the exons ATGATTCATCATCAAGAGTTGAAAATGGAGATTGAAGAAGTTTGTGAAGCACAAGCACTTCCATTGCTCTCATTGAATCATGTGTCTCTCATGTGTAGATCAGTGTGGGAGTCTATGAAATTTTATGAAGATGTTTTGGGCTTTGTCCCCATCAAAAGACCATCTTCTTTCAAATTTACTGGAGCATG gttttataaTTATGGTATTGGAATACATTTGATTCAAAATCCAGACGTTGATGAATTTGATACATATGTCAACGAATCAAGGCCTATTAATCCAAAGGATAACCATATCTCGTTTCAG TGTACAGATGTTGATCTTGTAAAGAAGAGATTAGAAGAAAAGGGGATGAGATATGTTACAGCATTGGTAGAGGATGAAGGAATCAAAGTGGATCAAGTGTTCTTCCATGACCCTGATGGATACATGATTGAGCTATGCAACTGTGAGAATATTCCAatcattcctatttcttcttgCTCTGCCTCTTTCAAACCTAGAAACCATAGCTTTAAGAGGAGTTCTTCTAAGTGTGGATTCATAGAGAATGTTATGATGGAAAACTTGAGCTTGGACATGATGAACTTTGCCTTTTAA